In Ascaphus truei isolate aAscTru1 chromosome 7, aAscTru1.hap1, whole genome shotgun sequence, one genomic interval encodes:
- the LOC142499834 gene encoding uncharacterized protein LOC142499834, whose translation MHFPHDKTNASVSESGSETISATMNVHTLLPTVTMSAVHEQVCAGADVTSDNVEADIHMGNIGFQEEYMPENNIYDAVSPLVQHAKKRNVKFSDEENQVLVASILEHYDRLFGHLVVKTSPMVKRQLWRNIRDAVSGCGIQVRTHDNCRKRFDDIKRKLKIKLQQYSKHARGTGGGPPATPLNLTPLEEQLSAKLPSIVIKGFEGDFDIGVYQDDFQHELNYADEESTEATDSMETQLNVTQQSDANVEDIEMEGSLMDTNIVHDDCPADSEEGTATNEERIDCENDQHHQLMSIQDAEERLIKNCSDNHNQIMCVQEKMLAEITEVKDILRCTVSELQKHNTHMEAIITCLMKHNELQSSNVIPTFLPSTYVATLEAAEFLPNSSDQLFDSIPTIVTQLPGSCAEHIGNEHATSAPINVRTDTLSTTIS comes from the exons ATGCATTTTCCTCACGACAAAACTAATGCTAGTGTGTCCGAGTCAGGCAGTGAAACTATTAGTGCAACAATGAATGTGCACACACTATTGCCTACAGTGACCATGTCAGCGGTTCATGAACAAGTGTGTGCAGGTGCAGATGTCACCTCAGATAATGTTGAGGCTGACATACACATGGGCAACATTGGTTTTCAAGAGGAATACATGCCCGAAAATAACATATATGATGCTGTCAGTCCACTGGTACAACATGCTAAAAAAAGAAACGTTAAATTTAGTGACGAGGAGAATCAGGTGCTAGTTGCGTCAATTTTGGAACACTATGACCGTCTGTTTGGACATCTGGTTG TAAAAACCTCCCCTATGGTGAAGAGACAATTGTGGAGAAATATCCGTGATGCTGTGTCTGGCTGTGGAATTCAAGTGCGCACGCACGATAATTGCCGGAAACGGTTTGACGACATCAAAAGAAAACTCAAAATAAAATTACAACAATACTCCAAGCATGCCAGAGGCACAGGTGGAGGCCCACCTGCTACACCATTGAACCTAACACCTTTGGAGGAGCAGTTAAGCGCAAAGTTGCCTTCCATAGTAATAAAAGGATTTGAAGGAGATTTTGATATTGGAGTTTATCAGGATGATTTTCAGCATG AGTTAAATTATGCAGATGAGGAATCTACAGAAGCTACTGACAGTATGGAAACACAATTGAATGTAACACAGCAATCTGATGCAAATGTGGAAG ACATCGAGATGGAAGGGAGCTTGATGGACACGAATATTGTGCATGATGATTGTCCAGCTGACTCAGAGGAAGGAACAGCTACTAATGAGGAAAGGATAGATTGTGAAAATGACCAACATCATCAACTCATGTCAATACAGGATGCTGAAGAGCGTTTAATTAAAAACTGTTCTGACAATCACAATCAAATAATGTGTGTACAGGAAAAAATGCTGGCTGAAATTACTGAAGTAAAAGACATTCTGCGCTGTACAGTGTCCGAATTACAGAAACATAATACTCACATGGAGGCCATAATAACATGCTTAATGAAACATAATGAACTACAAAGTTCTAATGTTATACCGACTTTTTTGCCCTCCACCTATGTTGCAACATTGGAGGCTGCAGAGTTTTTACCAAACAGTAGCGATCAACTATTTGACTCAATCCCTACTATAGTTACACAACTGCCAGGGTCATGTGCTGAACATATTGGAAACGAACATGCAACTAGTGCACCAATAAATGTTCGCACAGACACATTATCTACAACAATTAGTTAA